The DNA region GGTAAGTGTCAGAATACTGGGATCTTGGTTGCTGCGGGAGGACATGGTGTGTCCTGTTCTGAGTAGCCAGGACATACTTTCTTCACAGTCAGAGTCCTCTTCCTGGGGTGGCGGAGAGCTAACAGATGACAACAGATGTTAAAGTTCGCCATGGTTATGCAGATGGTAATACTTGGGTGTGACAGACAGGGACCTGACTTCACCATACTTCCTAGGCTCTGGAACAACCTCATTCCAGATTCTTCCTATCTAGAGAATGAACATGCCTGTCCAAAGGACATAATTTAGGGCATCTCTAACCCACTTGAGAGGTCAGGAAAAGCCAGGCATAATGGTACATACTGCAGTCCCAACACCTGGGAagatgagacaggagaattgctatGAGTTGAGACTAGCATGGGCTATCTAGGGACAGTCAGGGACACTTAACAAactcatgtctcaaaacaaaggctGAAAAGAGCTTAAGGGAAGCAAAGGGATACACTGAGAACCTCCCAGAGATTCCTTAGGATCTTGAACCATGGAAAGTGGCTAAAATGTAAAGTTGAAACGTTAACTTTGTAAAGTTAGAGGCACTGCATTGAGCAAACAAAGGGAGCTCAAGGGAGGAACGATGGCTGCTTATAGTTGATGCAATGTGTTGAATATGGTTTCTGATACTCCGGGCAAGTAGGACACTCCAAGCTTTTCCTTCCTCCGAAGCTGAGTGTCTCCACTGGCAGTGAGGAAGCCGCAGAGGACGCTTGTTCTTAGGGAGAGGAGTTGGGAGTCAGAAACACAGGAAATGCTTGGTAGCTCCATTCTGAAGGAGCCTGGATCTGCTCTGACTTACTTTATAAACCCATCTCTCAGGACCCTGGTTATTTCCTCTGATGCCTCCTTTGCTTTTTCAGGGGAGTGGGCTGTCAGGCGTCACCTGCCCGGGCAAGGTAGCTCGAGGACAGCAGGTGCAGCAATTAGAGACCAGCTGAGAAGCACTAGGGCAGGGAAGGCCTCAGATGGAGGTAGACTCCACAGCCATCTTAGCAGAGGGATCCTTTGTGCTAGGAGAGATGTTATAGGGGATAGTACAGATCAGTAAGGCCTAACAGAGTCATCATCCTAGTGACGAGACAATTTTAGGTACCAGAGACACAGTAGCCAACAATACAGGCACAGAAGGGTAAAGAActggaaagcaggctgagaagaaTCTGCTAAAGCCACCGGGGCTGCTGAGCCCCTCGCTCCACAGATACCCTTTTCTGATGTTGTGCCCCCTTCTCTCTTATCAGCGGACCCTGCAGTGCAGACAGATGGCAGCCCTCTCTGCTGCCATTTCCACTTCAGCCCCAAGGTGATGTTCACCAAGGTACTGAAGGCCCAACTGTGGGTGTACCTTCGGCCTGTGCCCCGCCCAGCCACAGTCTACCTGCAGATCTTACGACTGAAACCCCTAACTGGGGAAGGGAccgcagggggagggggtggaggccGGCGTCACATCCGTATCCGTTCACTAAAGATTGAGCTGCACTCACGTTCGGGCCACTGGCAGAGCATCGACTTCAAGCAAGTGCTACACAGCTGGTTTCGCCAGCCACAGAGCAACTGGGGAATCGAGATcaacgcctttgatcccagtggcACAGACCTGGCTGTCACCTCCCTGGGGCCAGgagctgaggggctggtgagcagggggccTGAAGTGGTGGTGGAGGATATGTATAACCTGTCCCCAAGAGATGGGGGTTAGAAAAAGTAGATCAGGAATGTGGTGGTTGGGGCCAGGAACTAATTTCAGAGGAGGTGGGGTAGCAACTATCACTTTTCAGGGATTTAAGCCAGGTGACAGCTGAAAATGAAAACTGGATTTGGGGTGAAGGTATCAGTTAGTGGGAGATCCGTGGGAACACAAAACTGACCCTCGGGTGTGATGTTATCTAATCCAGGCCAGACCAGGAGCTCTAGACCGGTTTTTGCTACCTTTGCTACGTAGCAAATCTGAGGTCAACCTGCGCGacatgagatcccatctcaaaacaaaacagaacctgGCCCTTGACAAGGCCCTGGGCCAAGAATCTGATGAGGTCACATtgccagaaaagaaagaattaggGAAAGTGAACAGGAGAGATGTCTAGATGTCAAGAGAAGTGCTCGCAATGTCTGGGTGGGAGCCGTAAACGAGCCAAGAGGTTATGGTTTCTGGTCCGATGCTCCTGTTGAGATCAGGAAAGGTTCGGGAACTCTCCTGTTGAGATGTAGGAAAGTAAGAGACATTGTTGAGGGTTATGTCacatctctttcccctctccctgacCCTCAGCATCCTTTCATGGAGCTTCGAGTCCTAGAGAACACAAAAAGGTCTCGGCGGAACCTAGGCCTGGACTGCGATGAACACTCGAGTGAGTCCCGCTGCTGCCGATATCCTCTCACAGTGGACTTTGAGGCTTTTGGCTGGGACTGGATCATCGCACCTAAGCGCTACAAGGCCAACTACTGCTCCGGCCAGTGCGAATACATGTTCATGCAAAAGTATCCACACACCCACTTGGTGCAACAGGCCAACCCAAGAGGCTCTGCTGGGCCCTGCTGCACCCCTACCAAGATGTCCCCAATCAACATGCTCTACTTCAATGACAAGCAGCAGATTATCTACGGCAAGATCCCTGGCATGGTGGTGGATCGATGTGGCTGCTCCTAAGGTGTGGGCTACGGTGGATGCCTCCCTCAGACCCTATCCCAAGAACCTCAGCCCTGGCCCCCATTCCTCAAGCCCTagagtgcccctcccccacctcttcccatGAACATCACACCTTGTTCCCTGACCAAGCAGTGTGCAATACAACAGAGGGAGGCAGGTGGGGatggaggggtgaggggttgggaGAAAAGAAGGGCAGTCAGGGTGGAATGTATCTGAGATTTGCAGGTGAGAAGGTTTGGCGAGAAGACAGATGTAGGGACCGAGGaagaagatggatggatagagacagagaacagacagAACACTGAGAAAGCAAAGGAACAGAGAGGCAAAAAGATTAGAGACTAAGCCGACAAGTAGAGACTGAACTGGGAGTAAGCAGAGAGCCCTGCCCCAAGCCTGTTTTTCCACAGCACGGTAAGAGGCTTGGTATAGTTTGTGGGAGTTCCCCTGACAACTCAGTAGGAGTAAGTCAGAGTCCATTCTTagctttttccctctctccttccagtaGCAGCCGGAAGTGGAACGAGGATGGGGCAAAGTAAGGACctgggaaggtttttttttttaatttatttatttattgtgactttttgttttttggtatttgGCTTTACTGGAATGGGAGGGACCTTGCCCACTGTGCCCCATTGGTCCCTTATTCCCCAAACCCTGCTCTTCCCCAATACCAATCTACTTAAGCACTTGTATTAAGCCTCCAGGGTTGGGAATGGGGGTAAAGGGCAAGAGGGCTGACACAAGGAGGTTTCTAACCCATAATCACCCTGACCAACGTTCTCGAGGCAAACGGGTTGAACTGAGTGGTTGTGGAAACAGAAGATCAGACTTTAaagctggggggggtggggggtgacctCAACATCCGGGATCTATGAGAGCTACTAAACTACCCCTCAGGCCTACCTTATTCGTGGCATTATTTAGCCAGAGGGTACAGCCTACTTATCCCCAAATCCCCCTCAGCCAAGAGACCAAAGAGCCTGTGGGATGCCCCTGCTCTCAGCCTCTATCTTCAGgtcaataaaaattagaaatccCAGAGTCCCCCAGGTCTGGGAAGGGTTAAGGGTCAAGAAAATAGTAAAGAGGCTGAAGGTTACAGGGCATTTGAATCCAAATCACTGCTCTAGGCTAGGGAATACAGCCAGCAGACAGACCAAGGTGGAAGGGATTCTGAAGGGGGGCATTTTAGTCCCCCTAACCCAAAGCTCAGGGTGGAAGAAGGGAGAACAAGGGAGCAGAGTGTCTATaatttttaccttatttttgGAATATAGCAGTACCTGGCAGCACAAGGGGACAGTACAATAGGGAAAGGCATGTGACAAGGCCAGTGACAGCAGAGGACGGGAGAAGGGAGAGACTCCTTGGTTTGGAAGGCTTGGGAAGCAGGCAAGATAGTAGTTGCCACTTCAAGTCACCCATTCATTCCTCCCACAATCCTGACCCGCCTTCCTCTGGActcactgtgcctcagtttcttccccTTGATGGACCGAGAAGCAGCAGCACCCGCCACAGCCAAGAGATGAATTCTGAGCACTTACCACGGGCACTTTATGGACATAAAATACCTCTCGCTGTGGAACTAGATAACCAGGGCACCACAACGGTGGTGAAGAGATGTGAGGCTTAAAGGAGTCGCAGGCTTCAGGGGACAAgtaccctctgcttctcagctggACACTGCCTGAAGCCAAGGAATTCAAAATCTCTACACCCTAACCATACCCCAGCAGTGGCCTCTGCTCCAGACAAGAGTCTTAAGAGGATGGGGGTAAGAAGGGGTGATCACAGCAAATGATTACTAATAGAACCAGCAGTTATGGTCTGGTAGAA from Mus pahari chromosome 9, PAHARI_EIJ_v1.1, whole genome shotgun sequence includes:
- the Gdf11 gene encoding growth/differentiation factor 11; translated protein: MVLAAPLLLGFLLLALELRPRGEAAEGPAAAAAAAAAAAGVGGERSSRPAPSAAPEPDGCPVCVWRQHSRELRLESIKSQILSKLRLKEAPNISREVVKQLLPKAPPLQQILDLHDFQGDALQPEDFLEEDEYHATTETVISMAQETDPAVQTDGSPLCCHFHFSPKVMFTKVLKAQLWVYLRPVPRPATVYLQILRLKPLTGEGTAGGGGGGRRHIRIRSLKIELHSRSGHWQSIDFKQVLHSWFRQPQSNWGIEINAFDPSGTDLAVTSLGPGAEGLHPFMELRVLENTKRSRRNLGLDCDEHSSESRCCRYPLTVDFEAFGWDWIIAPKRYKANYCSGQCEYMFMQKYPHTHLVQQANPRGSAGPCCTPTKMSPINMLYFNDKQQIIYGKIPGMVVDRCGCS